Below is a window of Planctomycetota bacterium DNA.
GGGGCCGTCGATTCCGCCCGAGGAGTTCGCCCGCCTGAGCTACGGCCGGACCTGCGGATCGTCGATCCCCCGCGCGCCGAGGTAGTCCGCCATGATCGAACTTTCCCGCGACGTGGTCGCCACCGTGATCCCCTACGGCCAGAAGGTCCCTCTCCCCAAAGGAAGCCGCGTGGAGATCACCCAGGAGCTCGGCGGAAGCTTCACCGTCCTTTCGGACTACGGACTTCTGCGCATCGAGGGCAAGGATGCCGACGCCCTCGGCCGCGAAAAACCCCCGGGAACCCCGGAGCTTCCCGCCGAGGCCCCCACGGACGTCAAGGAGGTGGCCCGCCGGGTGTGGGACCAGCTCAAGACCTGTTACGACCCCGAGATCCCGGTCAACATCGTCGAGCTCGGCCTCGTGTATGAGAACAAGGTCGAGCCCCATCCGGAAGGCGGCTGGAAGGTGGAGGTGAAGTTCACCCTCACCGCCCCCGGCTGCGGCATGGGCGGGATCCTCCAGCAGGAGGCGCGCGAGAAGATTCTGTCGATCCCGGGCGTCCGCGAGGCTCAGGTCGAGGTGGTCTTCGACCCTCCCTGGAATCCGTCGATGATGTCCGAGGCGGCGCGGCTCCAGCTCGGGTTCATGTAAGCCCCGGCCCGGGCTTCAGACCTCGATCCGCTCCGCGTGGGTGTAGACGTTGAAGTCGTCCTCCCGCAGGAATCCGACGAGCGTCACGCC
It encodes the following:
- the sufT gene encoding putative Fe-S cluster assembly protein SufT, translated to MIELSRDVVATVIPYGQKVPLPKGSRVEITQELGGSFTVLSDYGLLRIEGKDADALGREKPPGTPELPAEAPTDVKEVARRVWDQLKTCYDPEIPVNIVELGLVYENKVEPHPEGGWKVEVKFTLTAPGCGMGGILQQEAREKILSIPGVREAQVEVVFDPPWNPSMMSEAARLQLGFM